A region of Myxococcus stipitatus DSM 14675 DNA encodes the following proteins:
- a CDS encoding FAD-dependent oxidoreductase, translating to MTAKKVAVVGGGLGGLTAAALLARGGCAVTLFERSKHLGGRGQTSEVDGFKFNLGPRALAVAGAGMRVLGRLGVKPQGHVPGQKGGTYALRAGRLHTLPRGPVSLLTSDLLGLAGKLELARFLGGMPRVDADALEDVSMKAWLDTRVSSDEVREVAGALVRVASYCADLDVLSAQAAVRQLQQALKANVLYVDGGWASLVTSVTAVAREAGVRVELSAKVDHVVVKDGQVVGLRLGDGTVHAADAVVVAGAPGDVAAMLPGDEVLERQAAAATPVKAATLELGLSRLPKPQALFALGIDGPWYASVHSAYAKLGPEGGAMVHVMKYLTEADGPTSEAELEAVMDTLQPGWREVLVARRFRPSLVVTHLLPTAKDGGLSGRPTPQVPHVGGLFRVGDWVGDEGMLVDASFASAEAVEHALLRRGRHAAAEPLRMAAGA from the coding sequence ATGACGGCGAAGAAGGTGGCGGTGGTGGGAGGCGGTCTGGGCGGGCTCACGGCGGCGGCGCTGCTGGCGCGGGGCGGGTGCGCGGTGACGCTGTTCGAGCGCTCCAAGCACCTGGGCGGGCGCGGGCAGACCTCGGAGGTGGATGGGTTCAAGTTCAACCTGGGACCTCGTGCGCTCGCGGTGGCGGGGGCGGGGATGCGGGTGCTCGGGCGGCTGGGGGTGAAGCCCCAGGGCCATGTCCCCGGGCAGAAGGGCGGGACGTACGCCTTGAGGGCGGGCCGGCTGCACACGCTGCCCCGAGGTCCGGTGTCGCTCCTGACGTCGGACCTGCTGGGCCTGGCGGGCAAGCTGGAGCTGGCGCGGTTCCTGGGGGGGATGCCCCGGGTCGACGCGGATGCGCTGGAGGACGTGTCGATGAAGGCGTGGCTCGACACGCGCGTGTCGAGCGACGAGGTGCGGGAGGTCGCGGGCGCGCTGGTGCGGGTGGCCAGCTACTGCGCGGACCTGGATGTGCTCAGCGCCCAGGCGGCGGTGCGGCAGCTCCAGCAGGCCCTCAAGGCCAACGTGCTGTACGTGGACGGGGGCTGGGCCTCGCTCGTCACGAGCGTGACGGCGGTCGCGCGGGAGGCGGGTGTGCGGGTGGAGCTCTCCGCGAAGGTGGACCACGTCGTCGTGAAGGACGGACAGGTGGTGGGGCTGCGGCTGGGGGACGGCACCGTGCACGCGGCGGACGCGGTGGTGGTGGCGGGGGCGCCCGGGGATGTCGCCGCGATGCTGCCGGGCGACGAGGTGTTGGAGCGCCAGGCCGCCGCCGCGACGCCGGTGAAGGCGGCCACGCTGGAGCTGGGCCTGTCCCGGCTGCCGAAGCCGCAGGCGCTCTTCGCCCTGGGCATCGATGGTCCATGGTACGCCTCCGTGCACTCGGCCTACGCGAAGCTGGGACCCGAGGGAGGCGCGATGGTGCACGTCATGAAGTACCTCACGGAGGCGGACGGGCCGACGAGCGAGGCGGAGCTGGAGGCCGTGATGGACACGCTCCAGCCCGGGTGGCGCGAGGTGCTGGTGGCCAGGCGCTTCCGCCCCTCGTTGGTGGTGACGCACCTGCTGCCCACCGCGAAGGACGGCGGCCTGTCCGGCCGGCCCACGCCCCAGGTGCCGCACGTCGGCGGGCTGTTCCGCGTGGGCGACTGGGTGGGCGACGAGGGCATGCTGGTGGATGCGTCCTTCGCCAGCGCGGAGGCGGTGGAGCACGCGCTGCTGCGCCGGGGGCGGCACGCGGCGGCGGAGCCCCTGCGGATGGCGGCGGGAGCCTGA
- a CDS encoding sigma-70 family RNA polymerase sigma factor, with translation MTDRAHGALAEAAREHERYLWGLCYRMTGVAADADELVQETFARALTSPPPRSEDLRPWLTRVAVNLSRDALRRRRREAYVGPWLPSPLETGEEDVPHAAEARLPGGGSTEGRYELLESVSYAFLLALEALSPKQRAVLLLRDVFDSTVREVADALDMSEVHVKVVHHRARAAMAAYDGARCVPTKELQERTRAALEAFLGALMSRDVAAAQALLADDVRALSDGGGEVRAAQVPLVGPQRVMQFLAKLLLQRGPPTSMELQSLNGLPALAMTFAPDKDPMHATRGVFRVELGADGRIAHIHSVLTTRKLRGVRIPPPA, from the coding sequence ATGACGGACCGGGCACATGGGGCGTTGGCGGAGGCGGCGCGGGAGCATGAGCGCTACTTGTGGGGGCTGTGCTACCGCATGACGGGGGTGGCGGCGGACGCGGACGAGCTGGTGCAGGAGACCTTCGCCCGCGCGCTGACGTCACCGCCTCCGCGGTCCGAGGACCTGCGCCCCTGGCTGACGCGGGTGGCGGTGAACCTGTCTCGAGACGCCCTGCGCCGCCGCCGGCGCGAGGCCTACGTGGGGCCCTGGCTGCCTTCCCCGTTGGAGACAGGCGAGGAGGACGTGCCCCACGCGGCGGAGGCGCGGCTGCCCGGAGGCGGCTCGACGGAGGGGCGCTACGAGCTGCTGGAGAGCGTCTCCTACGCCTTCCTGCTGGCGCTGGAGGCCCTGTCCCCCAAGCAGCGCGCGGTGCTGCTCCTGCGCGACGTGTTCGACTCCACCGTGCGCGAGGTGGCCGACGCGCTGGACATGAGCGAGGTCCACGTGAAGGTGGTGCACCACCGCGCCCGAGCGGCCATGGCGGCCTACGACGGCGCCCGGTGCGTGCCGACGAAGGAGCTCCAGGAGCGCACGCGCGCCGCGCTGGAGGCCTTCCTGGGGGCGCTGATGTCCCGTGACGTGGCGGCGGCGCAGGCCCTGCTGGCCGACGACGTGCGCGCGCTGTCGGATGGCGGCGGAGAGGTTCGCGCGGCGCAGGTGCCGCTGGTGGGCCCGCAGCGGGTGATGCAGTTCCTGGCGAAGCTGCTGCTGCAGCGAGGTCCACCGACGTCGATGGAGCTCCAGTCGCTCAACGGCCTGCCCGCGCTGGCGATGACCTTCGCGCCGGACAAGGACCCGATGCACGCCACCCGAGGCGTGTTCCGCGTGGAGCTGGGAGCGGATGGACGCATCGCGCACATCCACTCGGTGCTCACGACGCGCAAGCTCAGGGGCGTGCGGATTCCTCCGCCCGCGTGA
- a CDS encoding prolipoprotein diacylglyceryl transferase — protein sequence MIPYWHAPSLNLGPLKIEPFGIFVALGILLAARLLGKQAERQGLDPTPLADYAPWGVGVGVLVGHWVHLFFYHPEELAKSPFQILKVWDGLSSFGGLVGGILAAIFFFRHRKLRFNDYADAFALGVAPGWAVARLGCFAVHDHPGVRTDFFMAVAFPNGPRHDLGMYDAMALFAISGLLYALRDVPKMKGRLLPLLALLYAACRFGFDFLRATDMSYVDARYFGLTPAQYGCFVLVAYGVWGLLRRRESSATASPPGSPVGAAR from the coding sequence GTGATTCCCTACTGGCATGCCCCCTCACTGAACCTGGGGCCCCTCAAAATCGAGCCCTTCGGCATCTTCGTCGCCCTGGGCATCCTGCTGGCCGCCCGGCTGCTCGGCAAGCAGGCTGAGCGCCAAGGGCTGGACCCCACGCCGCTCGCCGACTACGCCCCGTGGGGCGTGGGCGTGGGCGTGCTGGTGGGCCACTGGGTGCACCTGTTCTTCTACCACCCGGAGGAATTGGCCAAGTCGCCGTTCCAGATTCTGAAGGTGTGGGACGGGCTGTCGTCGTTCGGCGGCCTGGTGGGCGGCATCCTGGCGGCCATCTTCTTCTTCCGGCACCGCAAGCTGCGCTTCAACGACTACGCGGACGCGTTCGCGCTGGGCGTGGCGCCGGGCTGGGCGGTGGCGCGGCTGGGCTGCTTCGCGGTGCATGACCACCCCGGCGTGCGCACCGACTTCTTCATGGCGGTGGCCTTCCCCAACGGCCCCCGGCACGACCTGGGCATGTACGACGCCATGGCGCTGTTCGCCATCTCCGGCCTGCTGTACGCGCTGCGCGACGTGCCGAAGATGAAGGGGCGGCTGCTCCCGCTGCTGGCCCTGCTCTACGCGGCGTGCCGCTTCGGCTTCGACTTCCTGCGCGCCACGGACATGAGCTACGTGGACGCGCGCTACTTCGGCCTGACGCCCGCGCAGTACGGCTGCTTCGTGCTGGTGGCCTATGGCGTCTGGGGCCTGTTGCGCCGCCGCGAGTCGAGCGCGACGGCCTCGCCCCCGGGCAGTCCGGTGGGCGCCGCGCGGTAG
- a CDS encoding S8 family peptidase, with protein sequence MKSYLLVPKESIETEARVGPRGTQQGERVLPRTTALRFAVANRAPDALSSLGMRSATLPGPRPPVSGEEARKRVAKGSRIKRPTTRGADATIPPLPGAPVTEQTGSEAGSFRFMPLIGATMAHFYSEATEAEARGELANDFEFIPDVVPLSFPGPVSAGQSGPRNRGMSSLAQREWPDESGVPLAHAQGIRGAGVLLGVLDTGVDADHPEHTARVIQFRYVSLFPNSPHNPARDIRGFDPDGHGTHVCGIAAGTHHGVAPEVDLYVASVIESETIRTSLGRVAAGMEWLLHQFSSPQNVTRPAVVNLSLGFPLKPPPGISEADYRLNQRALQTMIRRLLDSNVLPVVAAGNSGPDTVGYPAAFEESLAVGAVDFERNVAHFSASGVVERRVVPDVMGYGVNVYSSTERRCNNQAFYERMSGTSMAAPYVAGIAALYRCRAPDLTALEVRDLILANAVKLPRSNGHRTGKGLAVFR encoded by the coding sequence ATGAAGTCCTACCTGTTGGTTCCCAAGGAGTCCATCGAGACGGAGGCCCGCGTCGGGCCTCGCGGTACGCAGCAGGGCGAGCGCGTGTTGCCTCGCACCACGGCCCTTCGTTTCGCGGTCGCCAATCGCGCGCCGGATGCGCTGTCGTCGCTGGGCATGCGCTCGGCCACGCTGCCCGGCCCGCGTCCTCCCGTCAGCGGAGAGGAGGCTCGCAAGCGCGTGGCGAAGGGCTCGCGCATCAAGCGCCCCACCACCCGCGGCGCGGACGCCACCATTCCGCCGCTGCCGGGGGCCCCCGTGACGGAGCAGACGGGCAGCGAGGCGGGCAGCTTCCGCTTCATGCCGCTCATCGGCGCCACCATGGCCCACTTCTACTCGGAGGCCACGGAGGCCGAGGCGCGGGGCGAGTTGGCCAACGACTTCGAGTTCATCCCCGACGTCGTCCCCCTGTCCTTCCCCGGCCCCGTGTCGGCGGGGCAGTCCGGACCGCGCAACCGGGGCATGAGCTCGCTGGCCCAGCGCGAGTGGCCCGACGAGAGCGGCGTGCCCCTGGCGCACGCGCAGGGCATCCGGGGCGCGGGCGTGCTGCTGGGCGTGCTGGACACCGGCGTGGACGCGGACCACCCCGAGCACACCGCTCGGGTCATCCAGTTCCGCTACGTGTCGCTGTTCCCCAACTCGCCCCACAATCCCGCGCGCGACATCCGCGGCTTCGACCCGGACGGCCACGGCACCCACGTGTGTGGCATCGCCGCGGGCACGCACCATGGCGTCGCCCCGGAGGTGGACCTCTATGTCGCGTCCGTCATCGAGTCGGAGACCATCCGCACCAGCCTGGGCCGCGTGGCCGCGGGCATGGAGTGGCTGCTCCACCAGTTCAGCAGCCCGCAGAACGTCACGCGCCCCGCGGTGGTGAACCTGTCACTGGGCTTCCCGCTCAAGCCCCCGCCGGGAATCTCGGAGGCCGACTACCGCCTCAACCAACGCGCGCTCCAGACGATGATTCGTCGACTGCTGGACAGCAACGTCCTGCCCGTTGTCGCGGCAGGCAACAGTGGACCCGACACGGTTGGTTATCCAGCCGCCTTTGAAGAGTCCCTGGCCGTGGGGGCAGTCGACTTCGAGCGCAACGTGGCTCATTTCTCCGCCAGTGGCGTCGTGGAGCGCCGCGTCGTACCCGACGTCATGGGTTACGGGGTGAATGTGTATTCCAGCACAGAGCGGCGCTGTAACAATCAGGCGTTCTACGAACGAATGAGTGGCACGAGCATGGCGGCGCCTTATGTAGCGGGTATCGCGGCGCTCTATCGGTGCCGCGCCCCTGACTTGACGGCGCTCGAGGTGCGGGATTTGATTTTGGCCAATGCGGTCAAGCTCCCTCGCTCCAATGGGCATCGGACGGGCAAGGGCCTGGCTGTATTCAGGTGA
- the popD gene encoding PopC secretion inhibitor PopD: MSRKNGEPGDGFAAGGSYVSSSVRTLPGSASARTPPEWIDITVMPREVPAASRRHTSARPPPRSRAEVHGAGLAESARFHESLIRWIEAHNLQGSVRSVSPPGSLPMLHLRCAPRVLDQLRRAPEFEAGATMPVDLY, translated from the coding sequence ATGAGCAGGAAGAATGGCGAGCCAGGGGACGGTTTCGCTGCGGGCGGTTCTTACGTCTCCTCGTCGGTGCGCACGTTGCCTGGCTCGGCCAGCGCGCGCACGCCGCCCGAGTGGATAGACATCACGGTGATGCCGCGAGAGGTCCCCGCGGCGTCCCGACGGCACACGTCTGCCCGCCCTCCGCCCCGGTCTCGGGCGGAAGTCCACGGGGCCGGGCTGGCGGAGAGTGCTCGCTTCCACGAGAGCCTCATCCGGTGGATTGAGGCGCACAACCTCCAGGGCTCCGTGCGTTCGGTGAGTCCGCCGGGCTCATTGCCCATGCTTCACCTGCGCTGCGCGCCGCGTGTGCTGGATCAGCTCCGCCGCGCTCCGGAGTTCGAGGCAGGCGCGACAATGCCCGTCGACCTCTACTAG
- a CDS encoding SRPBCC domain-containing protein — protein sequence MLLVRTEDFIDAPPEQVWEVLSDFARYPDWNPLVLEARGRLEVGARVAMRAYPPGGPAWWALCFTATLVRVESPGALEWTGGVPGVLRGRHFFHLTMEGRGTRLVHGEEFQGAATVLFGKKRVAAIHTAYAAMNRALAERVRG from the coding sequence ATGCTCCTCGTGAGGACGGAAGACTTCATCGACGCACCCCCTGAGCAGGTGTGGGAGGTGCTGAGCGACTTCGCGCGCTATCCGGACTGGAATCCCTTGGTGTTGGAGGCGCGGGGGCGGCTGGAGGTGGGGGCGCGTGTGGCGATGCGGGCCTACCCGCCAGGAGGTCCGGCGTGGTGGGCCCTGTGCTTCACGGCGACGCTGGTCCGCGTGGAGTCACCCGGGGCGTTGGAGTGGACGGGCGGCGTGCCGGGGGTGTTGCGGGGGCGGCACTTCTTCCACCTGACGATGGAGGGGCGCGGGACGCGGTTGGTCCATGGAGAGGAGTTCCAGGGGGCGGCGACGGTGCTCTTCGGGAAGAAGCGCGTCGCGGCCATCCACACCGCCTATGCGGCGATGAACCGCGCGTTGGCGGAGCGGGTGCGCGGGTAG
- a CDS encoding transglycosylase SLT domain-containing protein, translating into MDGRRWLRVGAVVLCLTHASSAWAQSPEDEGPGEVLSEEQLEQLLDTPAAQPSGSELSVSMFGPEQLAPYFSQGALAKAREALRLGRHARARALLAAEDSSLPVRFLRAQSALLARDYATSSEELAALAVDYAPLKDHFLLWAAQANEKLGKRELAAAQYREVSTGSPLYAEARFSLARVLRRQRDIPGAVAALEELIDSRQTKGPDVLRTKALLAVCDLARAQGQYNLEHRALLEVWATSPLSREAQRARQRLTGLSLPLKWKVRRAEALVELHHNVAAMELLRGVMSQVELPDELSCRAHLAYGRALRKERQHRRAIQLLAPVAEKCLSPEQRPQALYVLGYSQSVVDPKGAIETYATLAHDYPEHGYADDALFFEAWLLQRTGQTEVALARYEEAAKRYPAGNFAAESLFRAFWLHTRRAAPTDALAALDAVEHLPAASRTDESLWRARYWRARLKEGAPLTNAAALDDYVRLTTERPASWYGMLARSRLARVAPVRLAQAVPPPEPGAEVPPDEVWPLPPGVLRKDPRFAAGVELLRLGHPGAAKELLAVDSRGLPEAPARLLYQTMLRAGRKQAARQVARVSLRQDVQGPLNAASRPVWEATWPLTYRKLIQRYSRVSRVDPDLMQGLIREESRFRPRARSATGALGLAQLMPDTARTVARQLKLPEVGEAGLLQPAQNVRLGAAYLGQLLQRFDGNVAYAVAAYNAGPAAVDRWRQALPEAELDEWVEHITFDETREYVKHVLGSYGAYKLLYTGEPLMLHAMRSGDVSRR; encoded by the coding sequence ATGGATGGACGACGTTGGCTGCGCGTGGGTGCCGTGGTGCTCTGCCTCACCCACGCGAGCTCCGCCTGGGCGCAGTCCCCCGAGGATGAAGGCCCCGGTGAGGTCCTGTCGGAGGAGCAGCTGGAGCAGCTGCTCGACACTCCGGCCGCGCAGCCTTCGGGCTCGGAGCTCTCCGTGTCGATGTTCGGTCCCGAGCAGCTCGCGCCGTACTTCTCCCAAGGGGCGCTGGCCAAGGCGCGGGAGGCGCTGCGCCTGGGCCGCCATGCGCGAGCCCGCGCGCTGCTCGCGGCCGAGGACTCCTCGCTGCCCGTCCGCTTCCTGCGTGCGCAGAGCGCGCTCCTGGCCCGCGACTACGCCACCTCCTCGGAGGAGCTGGCCGCGCTGGCCGTCGACTACGCGCCCCTGAAGGACCACTTCCTGCTGTGGGCGGCGCAGGCCAACGAGAAGCTGGGCAAGCGGGAGCTGGCCGCGGCGCAGTATCGCGAGGTGAGCACGGGCTCCCCGCTCTACGCGGAGGCGCGCTTCAGCCTGGCCCGCGTGCTCCGGCGCCAGCGCGATATCCCCGGCGCGGTGGCGGCGCTCGAGGAGCTCATCGACAGCCGGCAGACGAAGGGGCCGGACGTGCTGCGGACGAAGGCGCTGCTCGCCGTCTGTGACCTGGCTCGGGCGCAGGGGCAGTACAACCTGGAGCACCGCGCGCTGCTGGAGGTCTGGGCGACGAGTCCGCTGTCGCGCGAGGCGCAGCGGGCGCGTCAGCGCCTCACGGGGTTGTCGCTGCCGCTGAAGTGGAAGGTGCGCCGCGCGGAGGCGCTGGTGGAGCTGCACCACAACGTCGCGGCGATGGAGCTGCTTCGCGGGGTGATGTCCCAGGTGGAGCTGCCCGACGAGCTCTCCTGTCGCGCGCACCTCGCCTATGGCCGAGCGCTGCGCAAGGAGCGCCAGCACCGCCGCGCCATCCAGCTCCTCGCGCCCGTGGCGGAGAAGTGCCTGTCTCCGGAGCAGCGGCCGCAGGCCCTCTATGTGCTGGGGTACTCGCAGTCGGTGGTGGACCCCAAGGGCGCCATCGAGACGTACGCGACGCTCGCGCACGACTACCCCGAGCACGGCTATGCGGATGACGCGCTCTTCTTCGAGGCGTGGTTGCTCCAGCGCACGGGGCAGACGGAGGTGGCGCTCGCGCGCTACGAGGAGGCCGCGAAGCGCTATCCCGCGGGCAACTTCGCGGCGGAGTCGCTCTTCCGGGCGTTCTGGCTGCACACGCGGCGGGCCGCTCCCACGGACGCCCTGGCCGCGCTGGACGCGGTGGAGCACCTGCCCGCGGCCTCGCGCACGGACGAGTCGCTGTGGCGGGCGCGGTACTGGCGCGCGCGCTTGAAGGAGGGCGCGCCGCTCACCAACGCCGCCGCGCTGGACGACTACGTGCGACTGACGACGGAGCGGCCCGCGAGCTGGTACGGGATGCTGGCGCGCTCGCGGCTGGCGCGGGTGGCGCCGGTGCGGCTGGCGCAGGCGGTGCCTCCTCCCGAGCCGGGCGCCGAAGTCCCGCCCGACGAGGTCTGGCCGCTGCCTCCCGGCGTGCTGCGGAAGGACCCGCGCTTCGCCGCGGGGGTGGAGCTCTTGCGGTTGGGACATCCTGGCGCGGCGAAGGAGCTGCTCGCGGTGGACTCACGAGGCTTGCCGGAGGCGCCCGCGCGGCTGCTCTACCAGACGATGCTGCGCGCGGGGCGCAAGCAGGCCGCGAGGCAGGTGGCGCGGGTGTCCCTGCGTCAGGACGTGCAGGGCCCGCTCAACGCCGCGTCGCGTCCCGTGTGGGAGGCGACGTGGCCGCTGACGTACCGGAAGCTCATCCAGCGCTACTCGCGGGTGTCGCGCGTGGACCCGGACCTGATGCAGGGGCTCATCCGAGAGGAGAGCCGGTTCCGTCCCCGGGCGCGCTCGGCCACGGGGGCGCTGGGGCTCGCGCAGCTCATGCCCGACACGGCGAGGACGGTGGCCCGCCAGCTGAAGCTGCCCGAAGTAGGGGAGGCGGGGCTGCTCCAGCCCGCGCAGAACGTCCGCCTGGGGGCGGCCTACCTGGGGCAGCTCCTCCAGCGCTTCGACGGAAACGTGGCCTACGCGGTGGCCGCGTACAACGCGGGGCCCGCCGCCGTGGACCGCTGGCGTCAGGCGTTGCCGGAGGCGGAGCTCGACGAGTGGGTGGAGCACATCACCTTCGACGAGACGCGGGAGTACGTGAAGCACGTGCTCGGCAGCTACGGGGCCTACAAGCTGCTCTACACCGGTGAGCCGCTGATGCTGCACGCGATGCGCTCCGGAGACGTCAGCCGGCGGTAG
- a CDS encoding SDR family oxidoreductase yields the protein MQLKDLKVIVTGGAQGMGAHFAQRLMEAGAQVAVGDVAEEKLAALPAGIHRRKLDVSSEEDIASFVSWAHDAMGGLNGLINNAGVLRDALLVKKDRATGQVKKLSTQDWNTVIGVNLTGATLMVREVVAKMVETDQKPGVVVNMSSIARHGNRGQSNYVSAKAALAANTVTWSREFGPFGIRVGAVAPGMIETPMTQGMNQKARDTLVSAIPVGRIGLPEDIWLAVKFILECDYFNGRTIDVDGGLNF from the coding sequence ATGCAGCTCAAGGACCTGAAGGTGATTGTGACGGGCGGTGCCCAGGGCATGGGCGCGCACTTCGCGCAGCGGCTCATGGAGGCCGGGGCGCAGGTGGCCGTGGGCGACGTGGCGGAGGAGAAGCTGGCGGCGCTGCCCGCGGGCATCCACCGCCGGAAGCTGGATGTGTCGTCGGAGGAGGACATCGCGTCCTTCGTGAGCTGGGCGCACGACGCGATGGGCGGACTCAACGGCCTCATCAACAACGCGGGCGTCCTGCGCGACGCGCTGCTGGTGAAGAAGGACCGGGCCACGGGCCAGGTGAAGAAGCTGTCCACCCAGGACTGGAACACCGTCATCGGCGTGAACCTCACGGGCGCCACGCTGATGGTGCGCGAGGTGGTGGCGAAGATGGTGGAGACGGACCAGAAGCCCGGCGTCGTCGTCAACATGTCGTCCATCGCGCGGCACGGCAACCGCGGCCAGTCCAACTATGTCTCCGCCAAGGCGGCGCTCGCGGCGAACACCGTGACGTGGTCGCGCGAGTTCGGCCCCTTCGGCATCCGTGTGGGCGCGGTGGCCCCGGGAATGATCGAGACGCCCATGACGCAGGGCATGAACCAGAAGGCCCGCGACACGCTGGTCTCCGCCATCCCCGTGGGCCGCATCGGCCTGCCCGAGGACATCTGGCTGGCCGTGAAGTTCATCCTCGAGTGTGACTACTTCAACGGCCGCACCATCGACGTCGACGGCGGCCTGAACTTCTAG
- a CDS encoding PLP-dependent aminotransferase family protein, with the protein MSADAMSAPLPPPPVWRLAQRMSRIKTSAVREILKVAERPDILSFAGGLPAPELFPLEAIADAHARVLAEDGRSALQYSTTEGFAPLREWIATHLGKKGRVCNADQVLITNGSQQGIDLVAKILLDPGDLVIVENPSYLAALQTFGGYEAKFATVESDDHGMRVDDLERVLATHKPKLLYVIPNFQNPKGTTLALERRKELVRLAQQHRFVILEDDPYGELRFRGEHLPSLAAFDDQGVVVSLGTFSKTLAPGLRIGWVAGHKDFVRSLTIAKQSTDLHTATVAQRAVVKLLQNFDYYGHLESLRPVYGERANAMLDALKLHMPQGTTWTHPDGGMFLWAQLPPGLSGDTLLPRAVEQKVAFVPGSPFFATNPRSEFIRLNYSNRPPELIAEGMRRLGAVISGAL; encoded by the coding sequence ATGAGTGCCGACGCCATGAGCGCCCCCCTTCCCCCGCCGCCGGTCTGGCGTCTCGCGCAACGCATGTCGCGCATCAAGACGTCCGCGGTGCGCGAAATCCTCAAGGTCGCCGAGCGGCCCGACATCCTCTCCTTCGCCGGCGGCCTGCCCGCCCCGGAGCTCTTCCCGCTGGAGGCCATCGCGGACGCCCACGCGCGCGTGCTGGCCGAGGACGGTCGCTCCGCCCTCCAGTACAGCACCACCGAGGGCTTCGCCCCGCTGCGGGAGTGGATTGCCACGCACCTGGGCAAGAAGGGCCGCGTCTGCAACGCGGACCAGGTCCTCATCACCAACGGCTCGCAGCAGGGCATCGACCTGGTCGCGAAGATTCTCCTGGACCCGGGTGACCTGGTCATCGTGGAGAACCCCAGCTACCTGGCCGCGCTGCAGACGTTCGGCGGCTACGAGGCGAAGTTCGCCACGGTGGAGAGCGACGACCACGGCATGCGCGTGGACGACCTGGAGCGCGTGCTCGCGACGCACAAGCCCAAGCTGCTCTACGTCATCCCCAACTTCCAGAACCCCAAGGGCACCACCCTGGCCCTGGAGCGGCGCAAGGAGCTGGTGCGGCTGGCCCAGCAGCACCGCTTCGTCATCCTGGAGGACGACCCTTACGGCGAGCTGCGCTTCCGCGGCGAGCACCTGCCGTCGCTGGCCGCCTTCGATGACCAGGGCGTCGTCGTGTCCCTGGGCACCTTCTCCAAGACGCTGGCCCCGGGCCTGCGCATCGGGTGGGTGGCGGGGCACAAGGACTTCGTGCGCAGCCTCACCATCGCCAAGCAGTCCACGGACCTGCACACCGCCACCGTCGCCCAGCGCGCCGTGGTGAAGCTGCTCCAGAACTTCGACTACTACGGCCACCTGGAGTCGCTGCGCCCCGTCTACGGCGAGCGCGCCAACGCCATGCTGGACGCCCTCAAGCTCCACATGCCCCAGGGCACGACGTGGACACACCCCGACGGCGGCATGTTCCTCTGGGCCCAACTTCCCCCGGGCCTCAGCGGTGACACCCTGCTACCGCGCGCCGTCGAGCAGAAGGTCGCCTTCGTCCCGGGCAGCCCCTTCTTCGCCACCAACCCGCGCTCGGAGTTCATCCGCCTCAACTACTCCAACCGCCCGCCGGAGCTCATCGCCGAGGGCATGCGCCGCCTGGGCGCCGTCATCTCCGGCGCCCTGTAG
- a CDS encoding Lrp/AsnC family transcriptional regulator has protein sequence MPMDELDFRLVDLLQRDGRATQLELSRAVGLSQPAVAERIRKLEERGVITGYAARVDATKLGKDITAFIGVSIEHPKYFEGFAKKVLALPDVLECHRVAGQDSYLLKVKSANTRTLDSLLVETLRIIDGVTRTQTTIVLSSIKEDTHVRVPLEYAKGE, from the coding sequence ATGCCCATGGATGAACTCGACTTCCGCCTGGTGGACCTGTTGCAGCGCGATGGCCGCGCGACGCAACTGGAGCTGTCGCGCGCGGTCGGTCTGTCCCAGCCCGCGGTGGCGGAGCGGATCCGCAAGTTGGAAGAGCGGGGCGTCATCACCGGCTATGCGGCGCGCGTGGACGCGACGAAGCTGGGCAAGGACATCACGGCGTTCATCGGGGTGAGCATCGAGCACCCCAAGTACTTCGAGGGCTTCGCCAAGAAGGTCCTCGCGCTGCCCGACGTGCTGGAGTGCCACCGCGTCGCCGGGCAGGACTCCTATCTGCTCAAGGTCAAGAGCGCGAACACGCGCACCCTCGACTCATTGCTCGTGGAGACGCTGCGCATCATCGACGGCGTCACCCGAACGCAGACCACCATCGTGCTGTCATCCATCAAAGAGGACACGCACGTCCGCGTGCCCCTCGAGTACGCCAAAGGAGAGTGA